The following are encoded together in the Populus trichocarpa isolate Nisqually-1 chromosome 5, P.trichocarpa_v4.1, whole genome shotgun sequence genome:
- the LOC7476386 gene encoding protein RALF-like 34 — protein sequence MAASTLQYHFAFFIFFLVIASFSPRIQAQVDETSLKAMRDALEWPMSMYYDESSGLNDGLVGFDDGVVDDEESSRRSLFWRRTHYYISYGALSANRIPCPARSGRSYYSHNCFASRAPVNPYSRGCSRIARCRR from the coding sequence ATGGCAGCTTCTACATTGCAATACCATTTCgccttcttcatcttctttctcgTAATTGCTTCTTTCAGTCCAAGAATCCAAGCTCAAGTTGATGAAACAAGCTTGAAGGCAATGAGAGATGCACTAGAATGGCCAATGTCCATGTATTATGATGAAAGCAGCGGTCTCAATGATGGGTTAGTGGGTTTTGACGATGGAGTTGTTGACGATGAAGAAAGTAGTCGTAGATCTTTGTTTTGGAGGAGAACGCATTATTATATCTCGTATGGAGCTTTGTCTGCTAATAGAATTCCTTGTCCAGCGAGGTCCGGGCGATCCTACTACAGCCACAATTGCTTCGCGTCTAGAGCTCCAGTGAATCCCTATTCCAGAGGGTGTTCTAGGATCGCTCGTTGCAGGAGATGA